The genomic stretch TGCTTTTAAAATGATTTCGCCAGGATCTTTAAAAGAAGAATCATCCAACCACAACAACAACTGTTTTTTTGCATGAATATTATTCACACCAAATCCGTTTTCATCCCAAAACTGAACAATCTTCGCTACATCTTTTTCTTGTTCTTTTTCTATTTCTATATCTTGTTCTTTATCTAGTTCTTCTTCTGTACCGTCACGTGACGTCACGCTAACGTCCTCGGGTTTATCTTCTATTAGTTGCTGCTTCTTTCTTTCACGATATCTTTTATTACGCTCTGCATTCAGCTTTCTTACACGGTCCATTCCTTCAACATTTTGATGCTTTTCCCAGTTTGATATCCGGATAAAGGAATCATCATCAATAAAGATCATCCCGAACTCTCTTAACGTTTTTAAGGCAAGTCTCACTGTATTGAGTGACCTATCGAATATAGTAGCAAGCATTTCCTCCGTATAAGGGACATTTTCGTTCAAATAAATATAACCGTTGGCATTTGTTCTCCCAGCTTGTGAAAGCAACTTAATCCAAATGATAAGAATGGTATCAGCTTCTGGAAGCTTTTCTATCAGTCTTATTTTCTCATCATCGAACATGGCGGTGCTTAACTTAATCCATTT from Lentibacillus sp. JNUCC-1 encodes the following:
- a CDS encoding phage replisome organizer N-terminal domain-containing protein, which codes for MSNIKWIKLSTAMFDDEKIRLIEKLPEADTILIIWIKLLSQAGRTNANGYIYLNENVPYTEEMLATIFDRSLNTVRLALKTLREFGMIFIDDDSFIRISNWEKHQNVEGMDRVRKLNAERNKRYRERKKQQLIEDKPEDVSVTSRDGTEEELDKEQDIEIEKEQEKDVAKIVQFWDENGFGVNNIHAKKQLLLWLDDSSFKDPGEIILKALNIACENDARRLKYAEGILKNWEKESLLTVEEIDQNHKTRNKQVVSQIEYDPNRDRF